From a region of the Phaseolus vulgaris cultivar G19833 chromosome 6, P. vulgaris v2.0, whole genome shotgun sequence genome:
- the LOC137833051 gene encoding uncharacterized protein: MQWWHQYLMDIDLHKRPPVVSWNDLKACLRARFVPPHFRKDLMLKLQRFHQGALSVDDYFKQLDTLLIRVNMDESEEAKIARFVSGLRRDIQDVVELQEYSSLENVVHLASKIENQLARKNAFKNSSKDNYYHSSWKNKNSFSNIPSKDSTFKPRESKPSTSTSRPKSPPKTSSKKCFKCLSYGHIASNCPSKRAMYMHDGVDGSEHESESSRHSSPSRSPSESESESPHEGDLLVIRRMLGQVLKPFDETQRENIFHSRCLISDRVCSLIVDGGSCANVASTRVVDKLGLPTISHAKAYKLQWLSEVGEIVVNKQVLITFSIGKYKDEVLCDVVPMEATHILLGRPWQFDRKIFHDGFTNKISFNFHGHKVILKSLSPKEVHEDQVKMREKREKEKEIKNSKRSLLISSQQVQKVSQIRGRILSNPGSMMETK, encoded by the coding sequence atgcaatggtggcatcaatacctcatggacattgacctacacaagaggccgcccgtggtctcttggaacgatttgaaagcatgtttacgcgctagattcgtacccccacactttaggaaagaccttatgttgaaactccaacggtttcatcaaggcgcgctaagtgtggatgattactttaaacaactagacacgcttttaattcgagttaatatggatgagagtgaggaggctaagatagctaggtttgtgagtggacttcgaagggatattcaagatgtggtagagttacaagaatattcttctttggaaaatgtggtgcaccttgctagcaaaattgaaaatcaacttgcaaggaaaaatgctttcaaaaattcttctaaagataactactaccactcttcttggaaaaataaaaactctttttcaaacatcccttctaaggactctactttcaaacctagagagtctaagccttccacttccacttctaggcctaaatcaccacctaaaacgtctagtaagaagtgttttaaatgtttaagctatggacatattgcttctaattgcccttctaaacgagctatgtatatgcatgatggggtagatggtagtgagcatgagtccgaatcttctagacattcctcaccttctagatccccaagtgagagtgaaagtgaaagcccacatgagggtgacctattagtaataagacgcatgcttggacaagtgttaaaaccttttgatgaaactcaaagagaaaatatatttcattcaaggtgtcttattagtgatagagtatgctctttgattgtggatggggggagttgtgcgaatgtggcaagcacaagagtggtagacaaacttggattgcctaccatctctcatgccaaggcctacaagttacaatggttgagtgaggtgggtgagatagtagtgaacaaacaagtcctcattacattttccattggcaaatataaagatgaggtcttgtgtgatgttgttccaatggaagctactcatatccttttaggtaggccatggcaatttgatagaaaaatttttcatgatggctttaccaacaaaatttcttttaacttccatggacacaaagtcattctcaagtctctctctccaaaggaggtacatgaggaccaagtcaaaatgagagaaaagagagagaaagaaaaagaaattaaaaattccaagagaagccttctcatatcttcccaacaagttcaaaag